Below is a genomic region from Primulina eburnea isolate SZY01 chromosome 9, ASM2296580v1, whole genome shotgun sequence.
taaaatatatatttttagcatatagagtttaaaatttgggaaaatTTCAAATAAATCCCAAAACCTTAATTTCATTGAAATTTTACTCACTTGTTCGTCAAAAGTTAGTTTGAGTTTCATATTATTTAGATTTTGCAAAATCATATTTGAACCTCTTTTTCGACCAGTAGCTTTATTATACGTATTGATTCTGCCCAAAAGTATAGAGCTACGCAATGTTTTCAGCCTATATACCAtgaattatgtttttttttaatagttTATCAtgcttttgaataaaaaattaaacattCTACCTATTGACTGAAATTTTGTCGGGTTTTATCTACTAGGTTTTATAGAATGCTCCTCACAGCCTAACCATACAGTCGCAATAGATGGTTCATGATATAAGTCCCTTCGACAGAATTTATCACAATCCTGTATTGTTTCTTACCTCAAGGGATATTAGAGAAGTTAATGAAAATGTTGACTGATACATTCATCTTCCTTCTGTCTTGATTTATATAGAAGTCTTAGTATATTGAAATCCGAACTTCAGACATATGAATTGATTTGCCAGTTGTGTCTAACATCTTTTAGTTGGTGCACCACTAGTTAGTGGTCTGTCATGTTGTGGTGGTTGAATGGACCACCCTCCACTAGTGGAGTGGTTTGATCACATGCATTCTTTAACTTTTTCAGGGAATCTTTTGCTTTTGAATGCTCCATGGGGAAAACGTGGCTTGTGTTGACTTTCACCACTTGGACTGGTCTCCGCATTATGTTTTCGGTTAGATCTGAGCCGAAAACTTTTCCCGAATTCTAGCATTTTCTGGTTTGGACattctggaaatatttttaAGGCCATCTTCCAACATGAACTATATTGCAGAATTTCCGACAAATTTATTTACTTCCTGGCAACAAGTATTCTAAATGATGATCGAGACGACCGTCTAGGTGGTGCCTAGGCGGTAAGCGGCCCTTGACTGCTCCGTCTATGCATGAGGTAGTTGTTTTAGAGGACCCAAGCTATACAgccagggacggatccaggaataaaaGTTGAggggggcttgaactcaatatgataagttatatattattaaaaaaaatacattatatcgttcaacaaAGTTGTGCCCTacgagattttaaaacataaaattcatcaataatagaatttacatcaatatgtttagctaaatctcgttcaatatagagtgtcaaacaatcggcaagaaagtcatcctccattttattgcgaagtgccgtcttcacatgcttcattgctgaaaaagctcGCTCAGTAGTAGCAGTAGACACaggtaatgtcaaaacaagatgaatcaatctagtcaacataacataaacacttgaccgtccactctcggtcaattgctgacacaactcaacaagtgtagaaacctttaaattctgcatcacatcaagtttataatgtatcaattcatactccaaagtaacaatttcttgatctgtgaaatctccaggataaaacttcttcgcaagcttgcaaatatcatcactgttaaatgagtcaaatgaatttttaggatctaaagctgtactaagagaaagaagttccaccgatgactcattgaaccgagtatttaactccatcaaaatgaaatctattgctgcattaaaaacatcaaagtggtaatgatgttctattgtAGTTTGCCGACAGGAACGTCCAATCTTATATAGACAATCAAGATCAGGCACATCAATTTCATTTCTTGAGCAAAAAACTTTAACTTCCTGAAGAAATTCATTCCACCCACATTCTCTAAATTCTTGAAGGCAAGTTTTGGTAGTAGTGACAAATGTGATAGCAGTCAAAATGTCTTGAGattttttttgaagaatttGACAAAGAGTATCTGttgttctcataattttatgcaTTAAGTGCAAAATAAACACAAATTCAAAGCTTGCCATGTTTCTGTAAATCCCCCGAACTTCAGCCTTAGCTCTTCCATTTGGAGAATGATCACTGAGAACTTCAAAAACTTTGCAAGTTGCAGTGTACATACCTATCAAGCTTTTTACCGAATCATAGTGAGAACTCCAACGAGTAGCTCCTGCTCGTTGCAAATTACCAATCTGGTTTGCACCACTTCCAGAATCACGTTCTCCAATTGACAACATATACTCAATTTCATTTCTTTGTGCAGTATGTAATTCAGCAATGCGCTTAGTAGAAGAAGTGACAATATTAACAATATTGTCCAAATGAGAAAAGAATTCCCAAATAACACTAACATCCTTAGCTGCAGAAACCAATGTCAGTTGTAAACGATGTGCAAAACAGTGGACATAGTATGCATAGGgacaatctttgagaaataatgCTTGAAGTCCATTCCAGGCTCCACGCATATTGCTAGCACCATCATATCCTTGGCCTCTGATTTTCTTAACATGGAGATCATGATGAACAAGAACATTTGATATCTCATTTTTCAAATTCATTGAGGTAGTGTCACTAACACTTTTGATGGCAAAAAATCTTTCTGTCAAAATCCCATGATTGTTCACAAACCTCAATATAATGGCCATTTGCTCTCGTTTAGATATATCTCGGGCTTCATCAACAAGAATACAAAAGTATTTATCTCCAACTTCTTCACGAACCATCTTTCGTACTCTATTGGCCATAATATGTAAAATCTCTTTCTGAATTTCTGGAGCGATATATTGGGCATTTTTTGGAGCATTCTCAAGCACAACTTCATCAATTTCTATATTCATTTTTGCAAAAGCCTTCaccaattcaagaaaatttccaCGATTAGATGAAGATAGAGATTCATCGTTACCTCTAAAAGCACAACCTTGAAGTGCTAGCCAACGAACAGCTACAATTGAGGTGCTCAAACGCAGAcgatttttctctttttcctcTTTAGATTGTGCATGCATCACTTTATCAATATGTTGTGAGGGCCTCatcaaattttcagcccttctCTCACACATAGTATGAGGTGAAGAAGCTGCAGAACCAATATGGGAAAGAAAAGCACATGTTTTTCCTTGGTTTACCCTTTTCCAATTGTCAAATCCTTCATTGACCAATGCCGAGATATTAGATGAATTAACATCATTCAGGAAAAGAAAGCAATAGAAacaatatgccttatttgttgaaggCGAATACTCCAACCAATAAAATTTCTGAAACCATTTTTTCTGAAAACGACGATTCTGGCTTCCAAATTTCGTACCTGGATACTCCAACATATCTGGTTGATAAGGCCCCATATTTAGATATGAACGTCTTATCTCATCTCGTACATTAACATGATATTCACATATCTGTTTTCTTTTTCCCGGATCTCGTTCAATAAAAGTAGACGAAGACTGATGATCGTCTCTAGGAGAGGAACATGAAGGAATTTGGATATTGGGAAATAGAAGACTTTCACTGGATTGATGTTGCATTGTAAGGACCGTAGGAATTGAAGTATCTTCACTAGCTTGACGATCTCTCTTCTTAAAGAAAGAAGATATCAATGTTTTTCCTTTCTTTGCAGCAGATTGATGTTCCATTTTCAAATAGTTCAAGTTATAATcttaaacaagaataaaatgtATGTGGTCTCATCCTTATAAATGGTCCGGACTTGATTGGACGGATGTACGACGGTTTTTGGAACAACCGTCGccattagcgactgttttttgaaaaaccgtcgctaatagcgactgtttttaTTCACATTTGAATAAACtgtcgctagtagcgacggtaTAATTAAAACAGTCGCCGATCCCCATCGGCGACGGTTgtacaaaccgtcgcaaatattagcgacggtttgaaaaaccgtcgctaaatttttgaaaatggggTGGGCTACAGCCCAGTACAGCCCTTATATCAATCCGTCTCTGTATACAGCAGTCTAGGACGGTGGCAGGCGGCGAACAAGCGGGCTAGGTGAGACAATCAAAATTTTTAAGTTGTAgtcaacaaattttaaaaacctaGTCAAAGTCagctaattttaaaaatcaaaacgTAATTATTAAATCACACCCactttttttaaatcttttgcTTATCACTCATTCTCACTATTAATCATTAAGTCCACCATACAAATTGTCTACCGCCCACCGCCAGCAGCAGCAAGAAGCTTTAAGTTAGGCATTGCATATTTATTGTTTaacatattttttataatatttcagattttttgatttcaaaaatcaaatttgtttTTCCCCtgttattattgatttattgtTAAATATTATGTGTAGTCTAGTACTTGTTCTAATAAAGGattgaaactttgaaatttaaatttagttttttgaaaaaaaaattaattatattacattgttaatataataacaataatatgacGATGAATCTTTATTAATTATCTTGTTAGTTtgcatttatatatttattttcgcATTATCCAGatgatattatataatatgaagCTTCTTTAtatttaaacattatttaattacaCATATTACATAAAAATGATGACTATTATGAttatattaaatgattatatatgaTTATCCATAAAAAGTTACTTTAAAAGATTCAACCGCCTAGGCGACCGAAGCAATAGGCGGTCACCGACCGCTCCACCACTGCCGACTGCCATTTACAACATTGTCGGCAGCTTGCTGttctataaaatatttttttaaaaaaatatctctTCTGCAAAGTTTGTATTTTTTCCTGTTATGGTATTTAACAGAAAGGATCCATTTACATAATTTTGATAAAACTTAAACGTAAACATAACTTGGTCCATCTTTGTGAGAGAGACCCATAATCATCATGCTCGTCTAATGGAGATATCGTCTTCAGTGAGTAATGGAACAAGAGGTATTAAATTTTCTGGAGGATCCTTGATGAACTTCTAAATGTTCATATCTAGTCTTCTCGACTTGATGAAGCGAAAGGCTTCATACGAGCCTTTCTCGGCTGCTTCTGGTTCTAGTGCTGCACTAAAAAGGTAAAGCTCCAGAATATCTCTTCTTGAAAAATACTCATTATTTGCTCATGTTtcatgaacagcttcctggatccgtTTTGGTAGTGCTGAGGTTTATGGGAAGTTGTGTGATGTaatataaactgaggcaagagccccaaattcataccatGTTTTTACCTCCTCGGGATAAGAATTTGGTTTCATTCATATCCTAAGATACTTTCTTGCTATATCAACTCGGATTGTGGCTGGGTTGATGCATATTCTTGTTTTTTGTTTCTCTCATTTATGTTGATATACCTGAAATCAAAAAACTATAAACTCGTTAGTACCAACATTAGATTTTACCTTTTTGGTTTGAGTtttaaggttgatctctccatCTTCAATCCTCGatgtgaagggttgacttgaaggCTCGAGATAAGGATCCGGAGcttcaaatttttttcttttgtcgACTCGTTAAAAGAAGACCCGACTTAGCACTaatgcaaggggtatttgaatcccctaCTCAAGGTATAGAGTCGTGTAATCGAAAACTATCTATTTGGAAACCAATGGCTTTTCAATAGCCTGGAGGATCGGATTTTGCAATACAGACAATAGCTAAGTATAAGTCTGTAAAACACATGTTATTCGATTAGAAACATCGCTCTTATCAACTTGTTGTAATAAACGATGCCTACCATTGATCATTGACATctgtatataataccagatcatcttcatATTGAGGAATAACCATTTTGGGAAAGATTTTTGCAAATCTCTTTTAGTTGGATAAGTTCCTTTGTGTGTTATTCTGTCAAAAtaaatcttgtatttttttCAGTAATGGACTAAATATTTTCCTATGTTATGATATGTTCTTAATAAACATTCAACAAAGTTAACAACTATTAGAAACTTTGGGGAATAACAATTTTAGGAAAGATTTTTGCAAATCTCTTTTAGTTGGATAAGTTCCTTTGTGTGTTATTCTGTCAAAAtaaatcttgtatttttttCAGTAATGGACTAAACATTTTCCTATGTTATGATATGTTCTTAATAAACATTCAACAAAGTTAACAACTATtagaaactttgaagttgttttTTCTCTTTTAGCTCATTTGGAAAATTCTACACATTTTCCACTATGTGTTATTGTACAATTGTTCGTGactgatttatttatattataaggAATTCAATCTTCTTTGTAGTAATGAATGTCTTCTTTTCGGATCTGACTAATCTTTTTTTACAAACCTTAAGAATATCTCTAAATGTTTAATATGTTCGTCCATATTTTTCGaatttattaaaaatcataaatataaacaaacataaaattaaaataatttttaaatagattatccacttttatttgaa
It encodes:
- the LOC140842124 gene encoding uncharacterized protein, with the protein product MEHQSAAKKGKTLISSFFKKRDRQASEDTSIPTVLTMQHQSSESLLFPNIQIPSCSSPRDDHQSSSTFIERDPGKRKQICEYHVNVRDEIRRSYLNMGPYQPDMLEYPGTKFGSQNRRFQKKWFQKFYWLEYSPSTNKAYCFYCFLFLNDVNSSNISALVNEGFDNWKRVNQGKTCAFLSHIGSAASSPHTMCERRAENLMRPSQHIDKVMHAQSKEEKEKNRLRLSTSIVAVRWLALQGCAFRGNDESLSSSNRGNFLELVKAFAKMNIEIDEVVLENAPKNAQYIAPEIQKEILHIMANRVRKMVREEVGDKYFCILVDEARDISKREQMAIILRFVNNHGILTERFFAIKSVSDTTSMNLKNEISNVLVHHDLHVKKIRGQGYDGASNMRGAWNGLQALFLKDCPYAYYVHCFAHRLQLTLVSAAKDVSVIWEFFSHLDNIVNIVTSSTKRIAELHTAQRNEIEYMLSIGERDSGSGANQIGNLQRAGATRWSSHYDSVKSLIGMYTATCKVFEVLSDHSPNGRAKAEVRGIYRNMFLEATESQQNDVLSY